Proteins from a genomic interval of Zingiber officinale cultivar Zhangliang chromosome 1B, Zo_v1.1, whole genome shotgun sequence:
- the LOC122049205 gene encoding 2-dehydro-3-deoxyphosphooctonate aldolase 1-like: MESPSALFKQLKAAEPFFLLAGPNVIESEEHILKMAKHIKAITSRLGLPLVFKSSFDKANRTSSKSFRGPGLEQGLKILEKVKVAYDLPIITDVHESSQCEAVGQVADIIQIPAFLCRQTDLLVAAAETGRIINIKKGQFCAPSVMVNSAEKVRLAGNANVMVCERGTMFGYNDLIVDPRNLEWMREANCPVVADITHSLQQPAGKKLDGGGVASGGLRELIPCIARTAAAVGVDGIFMEVHDDPLSAPVDGPTQWPLRNLEELLQELMAIATVTKGKRAFKIDLTPYRD; this comes from the exons ATGGAATCTCCTTCTGCACTATTCAAGCAGCTCAAG GCTGCGGAGCCCTTTTTCTTACTAGCAGGCCCAAATGTTATTGAATCTGAGGAGCACATACTTAAGATGGCGAAACATATAAAAGCAATAACGTCAAG GCTTGGTTTGCCCCTTGTGTTCAAGTCAAGTTTTGACAAAGCTAATCGTACTTCATCAAAATCATTTCGTGGTCCTGGTTTGGAACAAGGTCTGAAG ATTCTTGAGAAAGTAAAGGTGGCATATGATCTGCCAATCATAACTGATGTGCATGAGAGCAGCCAG TGTGAagctgttggccaagttgcagatattattcaGATTCCAGCTtttctttgtcgtcag ACAGACCTTCTAGTAGCAGCAGCTGAAACCGGAAGAATCATAAATATCAAGAAAGGCCAATTTTGTGCTCCTTCA GTTATGGTGAATTCTGCAGAAAAAGTTAGACTTGCAGGAAATGCTAATGTCATGGTTTGTGAGAGAGGCACTATGTTTGGATACA ATGATTTGATTGTTGATCCGCGCAATCTGGAATGGATGCGAGAAGCAAATTGCCCTGTT GTAGCAGATATTACACATTCTCTCCAACAACCTGCAGGGAAGAAG CTTGATGGTGGTGGTGTTGCAAGCGGTGGTCTGCGTGAACTAATTCCATGCATTGCAAGGACAGCAGCTGCTGTAGGTGTTGATGGAATTTTCATGGAG GTACACGATGACCCCCTTAGTGCACCTGTCGATGGTCCAACACAATGG CCATTAAGGAATTTGGAGGAACTGCTTCAGGAGCTCATGGCCATTGCT ACGGTCACAAAGGGCAAAAGGGCATTCAAAATCGATCTGACGCCTTACCGCGATTAG